Proteins from a genomic interval of Acipenser ruthenus chromosome 46, fAciRut3.2 maternal haplotype, whole genome shotgun sequence:
- the LOC117962268 gene encoding uncharacterized protein LOC117962268 yields the protein MVCCAAPKCSKRGDRRQKKRTFRFPKDRNRCKEWVLSINRVGPDGVTLWTPTPGSRLCEDHFSSAQFDNYGFLKRNAVPDKVLGAPVRPSRRTKTRQQAAVQVTSTTTMYSITDHSYCKLIGGDHPLEHEVSTHVDSDASKDDTEHSCPEMNAHDPSVEGGSSVHVHSNSPKDTTDLSACETPVHHPCVEDPSSFHDNVDPPEDISEVTVRTFDNVKDRPSQDKDLLIESLKLEVERKERMLAQIFRPDQIEWLESRLTPGSGHDLYKWSSETLSNSLKIRIACGLNGYEYLRKELKYPIPSYRTITRHFGAVKFAPGI from the exons ATGGTGTGTTGTGCAGCGCCAAAATGCTCCAAAAGGGGTGATAGACGACAGAAGAAACGGACGTTTCGTTTCCCAAAGGATAGAAACAGATGTAAGGAATGGGTCTTATCAATCAACAGAGTAGGACCGGACGGAGTGACGCTCTGGACTCCTACTCCGGGTTCCAGGCTATGTGAG GACCATTTTTCAAGTGCCCAGTTTGACAACTATGGTTTCCTCAAGCGTAATGCTGTACCAGATAAGGTTCTTGGCGCTCCTGTAAGACCAAGCAGACGTACCAAAACTAGGCAACAGGCAGCAGTACAAGTAACCTCAACCACAACAATGTACAGCATAACTGATCATTCCTACTGCAAGCTGATTGGAGGTGACCATCCTCTGGAACATGAAGTTTCCACCCACGTGGATTCTGATGCATCAAAAGACGACACTGAGCATTCCTGTCCTGAAATGAATGCACATGATCCATCTGTGGAAGGTGGGTCCTCTGTCCATGTTCATTCAAATTCACCAAAAGACACTACTGATCTTTCTGCCTGTGAAACTCCTGTGCATCATCCTTGTGTGGAAGATCCATCCTCTTTCCACGACAATGTTGATCCACCAGAGGATATATCAGAAGTAACAGTGCGAACCTTTGACAATGTCAAAGACAGGCCATCACAAGACAAAGATCTATTGATTGAGAGTCTCAAACTGGAGGTGGAGAGAAAG GAACGGATGCTGGCCCAAATCTTCCGTCCAGATCAAATAGAGTGGCTTGAGAGcag ACTCACACCTGGCTCAGGACATGATCTTTACAAGTGGTCTTCAGAGACACTTAGTAACAGTTTGAAGATTAGAATTGCTTGTGGACTGAACGGATATGAATACCTAAGAAAGG AACTCAAGTATCCAATCCCAAGTTACCGCACGATAACCCGACATTTTGGGGCCGTTAAATTTGCCCCAGGCATTTAA